In Hahella sp. KA22, one genomic interval encodes:
- a CDS encoding OsmC family protein: MSEYFATVRWLRGAQDFLSNQYSRGHEWEFDGGVRIPASASPHIVPLPFSVAENVDPEEAFVASLSSCHMLFFLAYAAKRKFVVDSYEDPAIGVLAKNEQGVMMMTQVRLRPRVEFSGSVRPTREELEALHHRAHESCFIANSVKTEVVVELDAWK; this comes from the coding sequence ATGTCCGAGTATTTCGCCACCGTGCGCTGGCTTCGAGGCGCGCAGGATTTTCTCTCCAATCAATATAGTCGCGGGCATGAATGGGAGTTTGACGGCGGCGTTCGAATTCCCGCTTCCGCGTCTCCGCATATTGTCCCTTTACCCTTTTCTGTCGCTGAAAACGTTGACCCTGAAGAAGCGTTCGTCGCTTCGCTCTCCAGCTGCCATATGTTGTTTTTTCTGGCTTACGCCGCGAAGCGCAAGTTCGTGGTGGACAGCTATGAGGACCCCGCTATTGGCGTGCTGGCCAAAAACGAGCAAGGCGTCATGATGATGACTCAGGTGAGGCTGCGTCCCCGCGTCGAATTTTCCGGCTCAGTCAGGCCGACTCGTGAGGAGCTTGAAGCGTTGCATCATCGCGCGCATGAAAGCTGCTTTATCGCTAATTCGGTGAAAACGGAAGTCGTGGTGGAGTTAGATGCCTGGAAGTGA
- a CDS encoding HD-GYP domain-containing protein yields the protein MKQYDPTTPDHYTNHLAEVNETNAVIATEDIYNKDGMLLVKKGLAIKPEVARRLLNHKLVKPLEVSVNVDDALFGQEIHRDIHQMFDRFEGLLEIHSSMRLEASLIEVCEKYGGYDLLVQKVTVLSKRLPKEYQKGLFCAWLSFAMATRLNLSNEEREAAFMAGLAHDAGMLHIDPQIVAKTGEYTPEEWRAMQSHTLIGDLFLSYIKEIPAVTRRAVKEHHERADGSGYPAGLFEDSLCIVGQVVAMADATYAICEKRRFNDKINLGEVMPVFQIDSSFFPNQVHMALMSVLRQVNHAATQLNISGDLSSMSAQLMEKRQMLEGVVESIYALRETLAEREHIKRMRVAKVKIDRLWTLVTRSGMLSAPLGRWLQHVVENQIIQTVSREIVEMDLMYQELQWQLKQLGRVLYLYLEEEKKITPELRKALANSIKILDMGAPKSMEKAEKVA from the coding sequence ATGAAGCAATACGATCCGACAACGCCCGATCACTATACGAATCATCTAGCGGAGGTGAACGAGACCAATGCGGTAATCGCTACTGAGGACATATACAACAAGGACGGGATGCTGCTGGTTAAAAAGGGGCTGGCCATCAAACCGGAAGTCGCGCGCAGACTGCTTAACCACAAACTGGTGAAGCCGCTTGAAGTGTCCGTCAATGTGGACGACGCCCTATTTGGGCAGGAAATTCACCGCGACATTCATCAAATGTTCGATCGTTTCGAAGGACTGCTGGAGATTCATTCGTCCATGCGTCTGGAAGCCAGCCTTATCGAGGTGTGCGAGAAGTATGGCGGCTACGATCTGCTGGTGCAGAAAGTTACCGTTCTGAGCAAACGATTGCCGAAAGAGTACCAAAAGGGCCTGTTCTGTGCGTGGTTAAGCTTCGCCATGGCGACACGCCTTAATCTGAGTAACGAAGAGCGCGAAGCGGCTTTTATGGCGGGACTGGCTCACGACGCCGGTATGCTCCACATTGATCCACAAATCGTCGCCAAAACCGGCGAGTACACGCCGGAAGAATGGCGCGCCATGCAGAGCCACACGCTCATTGGCGACCTGTTTCTTTCCTATATCAAAGAGATCCCTGCCGTCACCCGTCGCGCAGTCAAAGAACATCATGAACGCGCTGACGGCAGCGGCTATCCCGCCGGTCTGTTTGAAGACAGCCTGTGCATTGTCGGACAGGTGGTGGCGATGGCGGATGCAACCTACGCCATCTGTGAGAAGCGCCGCTTCAATGACAAAATTAATCTCGGCGAAGTTATGCCGGTCTTTCAGATCGACAGTTCTTTCTTCCCCAATCAGGTGCACATGGCGCTCATGTCCGTACTGCGTCAGGTGAATCACGCCGCTACTCAACTGAATATTTCAGGCGACCTGAGCAGCATGTCGGCGCAGCTCATGGAAAAGCGGCAAATGCTGGAAGGCGTGGTGGAGAGCATCTATGCGCTGCGAGAAACGCTGGCGGAGAGAGAGCACATCAAACGCATGCGGGTCGCCAAAGTGAAAATAGATCGTCTGTGGACTCTGGTCACGCGCTCCGGCATGTTGAGCGCGCCTCTCGGCCGCTGGTTGCAGCACGTAGTGGAGAATCAGATCATTCAGACTGTCAGCCGTGAAATCGTGGAAATGGACCTGATGTACCAGGAGCTGCAGTGGCAGCTGAAACAATTGGGAAGAGTGCTGTATCTCTATCTGGAGGAAGAGAAGAAAATTACTCCCGAGCTTAGAAAAGCGCTGGCCAATTCCATCAAAATTCTCGATATGGGCGCGCCTAAGTCCATGGAAAAGGCGGAAAAAGTAGCCTAA
- a CDS encoding PrkA family serine protein kinase — MSIFSQFASRYDSRKEEEYTLEEYLEICKKDRTAYASAAERMLLAIGEPELVDTSRDQRLSRIFSNKVIKRYPEFEEFYGMEECVEQIVSFFKHAAQGLEEKKQILYLLGPVGGGKSSLAEKLKSLFQKQPFYAIKGSPVFESPLGLFDPAEDGKILEEEYGIPNRYLRFIMSPWAVKRLHEYNGDISKFKVVKLYPSILNQVAVSKTEPGDENNQDISALVGKVNIRMLEDFPQHDPDAYSFSGGLNKANQGMLEFVEMFKAPIKVLHPLLTATQEGNYNTTEGMGAVPFEGIIMAHSNESEWQTFRNNKNNEAFLDRIYIVKVPYCLRVSEEVKIYKKLLKHSSLAGSPCAPDTLGMLAQFSCLSRIKEPENSSIYSKMKVYDGQSIKDTDPKAKSIQEYKDSAGVDEGMDGLSTRFAFKILSKVFNFDTTEVAANPVHLLYVLEKQIEQEQFQQETHDRYLRFIKESLAPHYVEFIGKEIQTAYLESYSEYGQNIFDRYVTYADFWIQDQEYRDPETGEIFDRAAINDELEKIEKPAGISNPKDFRNEVVNFVLRARASNNGKNPSWLSYEKLRTVIEKKMFSNTEDLLPVISFNPKASQEDQKKHQEFVRRMIERGYTEKQVRLLCEWYLRVRKSQ; from the coding sequence ATGAGCATCTTCAGTCAATTCGCCAGTCGATACGACTCACGCAAGGAAGAAGAGTACACGTTGGAGGAGTATTTGGAGATCTGCAAAAAGGATCGCACCGCTTATGCGTCCGCTGCAGAGAGAATGCTTCTCGCCATCGGCGAACCGGAACTGGTCGACACATCCCGCGACCAACGGTTAAGCCGCATCTTCTCTAACAAAGTCATCAAACGTTACCCCGAATTTGAAGAGTTCTACGGCATGGAAGAGTGCGTGGAACAAATAGTGTCGTTTTTCAAACATGCGGCGCAGGGATTGGAAGAGAAGAAACAGATTCTCTATCTGCTGGGTCCGGTCGGCGGCGGTAAGTCCTCTCTGGCGGAAAAGTTGAAGAGCCTGTTTCAGAAACAGCCCTTCTACGCCATCAAGGGTTCCCCTGTATTTGAATCGCCGTTAGGCCTGTTCGACCCGGCGGAAGACGGCAAAATTCTGGAAGAGGAATATGGCATTCCCAACCGCTATCTGCGCTTTATCATGTCGCCCTGGGCGGTGAAACGCCTGCATGAATACAATGGCGACATCAGCAAGTTCAAAGTGGTCAAACTGTATCCCTCCATTCTTAATCAGGTCGCCGTATCAAAAACCGAACCCGGCGACGAGAATAACCAGGATATCTCCGCCCTCGTTGGTAAAGTCAACATTCGCATGCTGGAAGATTTTCCTCAGCACGATCCTGACGCCTACTCTTTCTCCGGCGGACTCAACAAAGCCAATCAGGGCATGCTGGAATTCGTGGAGATGTTCAAAGCTCCGATCAAAGTATTGCACCCATTGCTGACCGCTACTCAGGAAGGCAACTACAACACGACTGAGGGTATGGGCGCGGTGCCGTTCGAAGGCATCATTATGGCTCACTCCAACGAATCGGAGTGGCAGACCTTCCGCAACAACAAAAACAATGAGGCGTTCCTGGACCGAATTTATATCGTCAAAGTGCCTTACTGTCTGCGGGTGTCCGAAGAGGTCAAAATCTATAAGAAACTGCTCAAGCACAGTTCGCTGGCCGGCTCGCCCTGCGCACCCGACACGTTGGGCATGCTGGCGCAGTTCTCCTGTCTTTCCCGCATCAAAGAGCCGGAAAACTCCAGTATTTACTCAAAAATGAAGGTGTACGATGGTCAGAGCATCAAGGACACCGACCCCAAAGCCAAGTCGATTCAGGAGTACAAGGACTCCGCCGGCGTCGACGAGGGCATGGACGGACTGTCCACCCGTTTCGCCTTCAAGATACTATCCAAGGTGTTCAACTTCGACACCACGGAAGTGGCCGCCAACCCGGTGCATCTGTTGTATGTGCTTGAGAAGCAGATCGAACAGGAGCAATTCCAGCAGGAGACTCACGACCGCTACCTGCGCTTCATCAAAGAGTCTCTGGCGCCGCATTATGTCGAGTTTATCGGCAAGGAAATTCAGACCGCCTATCTGGAGTCCTACTCCGAGTATGGTCAGAACATCTTCGACCGTTATGTCACCTACGCCGATTTCTGGATTCAGGATCAGGAATACCGCGACCCTGAAACCGGCGAAATCTTTGACCGCGCGGCCATCAACGACGAACTGGAGAAAATTGAGAAGCCAGCCGGCATCAGCAATCCAAAAGACTTCCGTAACGAAGTCGTCAATTTTGTGCTGCGGGCGCGGGCCAGCAATAACGGCAAAAACCCGTCCTGGCTCAGTTATGAAAAACTGCGCACCGTGATCGAGAAGAAAATGTTCTCCAACACGGAAGACCTGTTGCCGGTCATATCGTTCAACCCGAAAGCGTCCCAGGAGGACCAGAAGAAACATCAGGAATTTGTGCGGCGCATGATCGAGCGTGGCTATACTGAAAAACAAGTGCGTTTACTTTGCGAGTGGTATCTACGGGTTCGCAAGTCGCAATAA
- a CDS encoding NUDIX domain-containing protein has product MNFHFCPLCGDNLTTRQIDGKARRCCASDGCDFVHWDNPTPVVAMLVEHDGDIILARNKTWPQGMLSIQTGFLESGESPERCALREVSEELGLTGESASFIGYYAFHEQNQLILAFHVRCNGEIQLGDELAEYKRIPPEKLKPWNFGAGLAVRDWLSKQGLLAL; this is encoded by the coding sequence ATGAACTTCCATTTCTGCCCTCTGTGCGGGGACAACCTCACCACTCGCCAAATAGACGGCAAAGCGCGGCGTTGCTGCGCTTCCGATGGCTGCGACTTTGTTCACTGGGACAACCCGACGCCAGTCGTGGCGATGCTGGTGGAGCATGATGGCGACATCATCCTCGCCCGTAATAAAACCTGGCCGCAAGGCATGCTGTCCATCCAAACCGGCTTTCTGGAGTCCGGGGAGTCGCCTGAACGCTGCGCCCTGCGCGAAGTCTCCGAAGAACTTGGGTTGACCGGAGAAAGCGCCAGCTTTATCGGCTATTACGCGTTCCATGAGCAAAACCAACTGATCCTGGCGTTCCATGTGCGCTGCAACGGAGAAATCCAACTGGGCGACGAACTCGCCGAGTACAAGCGTATACCGCCGGAAAAACTCAAACCCTGGAATTTCGGCGCCGGTCTCGCGGTGCGCGACTGGTTGAGCAAGCAGGGATTGCTGGCGCTCTAA
- a CDS encoding EF-hand domain-containing protein gives MNKALAIVTASFLAALTACSDETSVQTEQPVAEQQPQTEMSAPVQITEAPASSDQYAGPAVEQVFSYLDTDRNSVINKEEAAADSSINEAFAQIDIDQNGEISRDEFVVYSGEATAAGSRAGQLYQAEPQPEMAVDPAAPADAPVDLETAPAE, from the coding sequence ATGAATAAAGCACTCGCAATCGTAACCGCGTCATTCCTGGCAGCACTGACTGCTTGCTCTGACGAAACCAGCGTTCAAACAGAACAACCTGTGGCGGAGCAACAGCCTCAAACTGAAATGAGCGCCCCAGTGCAAATCACTGAAGCGCCCGCCAGCTCCGACCAGTACGCAGGTCCAGCGGTAGAGCAGGTGTTTTCGTACCTGGACACTGACCGCAACAGCGTCATCAACAAAGAAGAAGCCGCAGCTGACTCCAGCATTAACGAAGCATTCGCCCAGATCGATATCGATCAGAACGGCGAAATCAGCCGCGATGAATTTGTAGTGTACAGCGGTGAAGCCACTGCAGCCGGCTCCAGAGCTGGCCAGTTATACCAAGCGGAACCTCAGCCTGAAATGGCTGTAGATCCAGCAGCTCCGGCTGATGCGCCGGTAGATCTGGAAACCGCTCCCGCCGAATAA
- a CDS encoding SpoVR family protein, protein MPEAIEHTEATPPAGRRPISEGSEWTFELINRYDEEIRKCAEEYGLDTYPNQVEIISAEQMMDAYSSVGMPVGYHHWSFGKQFLQTEKLYKRGQMGLAYEIVINSNPCIAYLMEENTVMMQALVIAHACYGHNSFFKGNYLFRTWTDASAIIDYLIFAKNYIAQCEQRHGVEAVEQILDSCHAIMNHGVDRYKRPAPISAAEEERRQRDREEYMQKQVNDLWRTIPSKQGEKEAQKKRRFPSEPQENILYFIEKNAPLLEPWQREIVRIVRKIAQYFYPQRQTQVMNEGWATFWHYTLLNTLYDKGLVTDGFMLEFLQSHTSVVYQPPFDSPWYSGLNPYALGFAMFQDIKRICQEPTEEDKAWFPDIAGSDWLETLHFAMRNFKDESFILQFLSPKVIRDFKFFNILDDEMDSEYHVTAIHDDNGYRAVREQLARQYNLSYRDPNIQVWDVDVRGDRSLTLRHTPFDRVPLYEKDVYEVLRHVHRLWGFDIHLNSVDGDVTLRSFSCPQHGEDDEDDSHD, encoded by the coding sequence ATGCCTGAAGCGATTGAACATACCGAAGCTACTCCGCCTGCGGGTCGCAGGCCTATATCCGAAGGTTCCGAGTGGACCTTTGAGCTGATCAACCGTTATGACGAAGAAATTCGCAAATGCGCGGAAGAGTACGGGTTAGACACCTACCCCAACCAAGTGGAGATTATCAGCGCTGAACAGATGATGGACGCTTACTCTTCCGTGGGCATGCCGGTGGGATATCACCACTGGTCGTTCGGCAAGCAGTTCCTGCAAACAGAGAAACTCTACAAACGGGGCCAGATGGGTCTGGCCTATGAGATTGTCATCAACTCCAATCCCTGCATCGCTTATCTCATGGAGGAAAACACCGTGATGATGCAGGCGCTGGTTATCGCACACGCCTGTTATGGGCATAACTCCTTTTTCAAGGGTAATTACCTGTTCCGCACCTGGACCGACGCCAGCGCGATCATCGATTACCTGATTTTCGCCAAAAACTACATCGCCCAGTGCGAGCAGCGTCACGGCGTCGAAGCGGTAGAGCAGATTCTCGATTCCTGCCACGCCATCATGAACCATGGGGTGGACCGCTATAAACGCCCGGCGCCCATTTCCGCTGCGGAAGAGGAGCGTCGACAACGGGACCGGGAAGAGTACATGCAGAAACAGGTCAACGACCTGTGGCGCACCATCCCTTCCAAACAAGGAGAAAAAGAAGCCCAAAAGAAACGCCGTTTTCCGTCGGAGCCTCAGGAAAACATCCTTTATTTCATTGAGAAAAACGCTCCGCTGCTGGAGCCCTGGCAACGGGAGATCGTGCGCATCGTGCGCAAGATCGCACAGTATTTCTATCCACAACGCCAAACTCAGGTTATGAACGAGGGGTGGGCCACCTTCTGGCACTACACCCTGCTTAACACGCTGTACGACAAAGGACTGGTGACCGACGGCTTCATGCTGGAATTCCTGCAAAGCCACACGTCCGTGGTGTATCAGCCGCCCTTCGACAGCCCCTGGTATAGCGGCCTCAACCCTTATGCGCTGGGCTTCGCCATGTTCCAGGACATCAAACGGATATGCCAGGAGCCCACGGAAGAAGACAAAGCCTGGTTCCCGGACATCGCCGGTTCAGACTGGCTGGAGACGCTGCACTTCGCGATGCGCAACTTCAAGGATGAGAGCTTCATCCTGCAATTCCTGTCGCCGAAAGTGATTCGTGACTTCAAGTTCTTCAATATTCTGGATGACGAGATGGACAGCGAGTACCACGTCACCGCCATTCATGACGACAACGGCTATCGCGCCGTACGCGAACAGTTGGCGCGGCAGTACAACCTGAGTTATCGCGACCCGAATATTCAGGTGTGGGACGTGGACGTACGCGGCGACCGCTCATTAACCTTGCGGCATACGCCCTTTGATCGCGTCCCTCTGTACGAAAAAGACGTATATGAAGTGCTGCGTCATGTTCACCGTCTGTGGGGCTTCGACATCCACCTGAACTCCGTAGACGGCGATGTCACGCTGCGCAGCTTCAGTTGTCCGCAACATGGCGAAGATGACGAGGACGACTCTCATGACTGA
- a CDS encoding YeaH/YhbH family protein: MTHIIDRRLNGKNKSAINRQRFLRRYREHIKKAVADAVNKRSITDIDRGESISIPSKDIGEPTFRHGKGGRRSVTHPGNKEFVTGDSIPRPPGGGGGGGSGQGKASNQGEGIDDFVFQISQEEFLDFMFEDLALPNLVQKQLKDTSNYKFVRAGYTTHGTPAKINVIRSMRGAYARRLALSGNTRKKISDMEEQLEALKRTPETPDPVFSKEDQIRALEEEIKRLKGRVQRIPFIDEIDIRYNQHVKQPQPATAAVMFCLMDVSGSMSQTHKDIAKRFFILLYLFLKRNYEKIEVVFIRHHTSAKEVDEEEFFYSRETGGTIVSSALQMMREIMEARYPTDDWNIYAAQASDGDNWNDDSPRCSKLLAESILPYVQYYSYIEITPHEHQMLWHEYEKLTEAFRERFSMQQIMDVGDIYPVFRKLFQKQVDYA, from the coding sequence ATGACCCACATCATCGACCGTCGACTCAATGGCAAGAACAAGAGCGCTATCAATAGACAGCGTTTCCTGCGCCGCTATCGCGAACACATCAAGAAAGCGGTGGCGGATGCGGTCAACAAAAGGTCCATCACCGACATTGACCGCGGGGAAAGCATTTCGATCCCCAGCAAGGATATCGGCGAGCCGACGTTCCGACACGGTAAGGGTGGCCGGCGTTCCGTCACCCATCCCGGTAATAAAGAGTTCGTCACCGGAGACAGCATCCCACGGCCGCCAGGAGGCGGCGGTGGCGGCGGCTCCGGCCAGGGCAAAGCCAGCAACCAGGGCGAAGGCATCGACGACTTTGTTTTTCAGATCTCCCAGGAAGAATTTCTGGACTTCATGTTTGAGGATCTGGCCCTGCCCAATCTGGTGCAGAAGCAACTGAAAGACACCTCCAACTACAAATTCGTCCGCGCCGGTTACACCACTCACGGCACGCCGGCCAAAATCAACGTCATTCGCAGTATGCGCGGCGCTTACGCCCGCCGTCTGGCCCTGTCCGGCAACACCCGCAAGAAAATTTCCGACATGGAGGAGCAACTGGAAGCGCTGAAACGCACGCCGGAAACCCCGGACCCCGTATTCAGCAAAGAAGACCAGATCCGCGCGCTGGAAGAAGAGATCAAACGCCTGAAAGGCCGCGTACAGCGGATTCCTTTCATTGATGAGATCGATATTCGCTATAACCAGCACGTCAAACAGCCACAGCCCGCCACTGCGGCGGTGATGTTCTGCCTGATGGATGTGTCCGGCTCCATGAGCCAGACCCACAAGGATATCGCCAAGCGCTTTTTCATCCTGTTGTACCTGTTCCTGAAGCGCAATTACGAGAAGATCGAAGTGGTGTTTATCCGTCACCACACCAGCGCCAAAGAAGTGGACGAAGAAGAATTTTTCTATTCACGGGAAACCGGCGGCACCATTGTCTCCAGCGCATTGCAGATGATGCGGGAGATCATGGAGGCGCGCTATCCCACTGACGACTGGAATATCTACGCCGCGCAAGCCTCCGACGGCGACAACTGGAACGACGACTCACCCCGCTGCAGCAAGCTGCTGGCGGAGTCCATCCTTCCCTACGTGCAATATTACTCTTACATCGAAATAACGCCCCACGAGCATCAGATGCTCTGGCATGAGTATGAAAAGCTCACCGAAGCCTTCCGGGAACGCTTCTCCATGCAGCAAATCATGGATGTAGGCGATATTTACCCGGTATTCCGCAAGCTGTTCCAAAAGCAGGTGGACTATGCCTGA
- a CDS encoding CRTAC1 family protein, whose product MKTPAAFSALLIPPFLLTGCAASLEDVREAPASLKLSPFTEIKTDFVHHWTQKVHPFSGAAVLDMDGDGKEEIFVGGGEGQDDALLSLRDGELRNIIQDTGLSASAATYGATAMDMNADGEVDLIIARNDGVYLYLNNGGRFTAQKLPVQLPDNTVSFAVTVSDIDQDGDGDLYISNFISFDAFKSATFNDPGHARANILLRNDGDLKFTDITAQSGTASLQNTFLSVFVDLNGDRLQDLVVAQNTGEVEIFRNLGDGRFESVPTHSGFGFWMGLAVGDIDRDGDQDLFFTNIGNSIPEFLTSGDLRDDQRQDSEWLLLRNEGDFRFTDMTEPYQLTGYGFAWGGVFEDINLDGEMDLLVAQNYIKWPIHKVSKLAGKAFLQLPTGVGHATGFFQADNLELDNPWFGQSPVILDLNGDGRPDIVWLNMDGPVRAFLNTTEANFIALQLPDSPEWSGAEVTIEMEDARSYTRQATSAVGLMTDQSPRLVFGIGARESATRIVALKPDGKRLELTNPKINTVLSLSE is encoded by the coding sequence TGCGCCGCTTCACTGGAGGATGTCCGCGAGGCGCCCGCCAGCCTGAAGCTCTCCCCGTTCACAGAGATTAAAACGGATTTCGTCCACCACTGGACGCAAAAGGTCCATCCTTTTAGCGGCGCAGCGGTGCTGGACATGGATGGCGACGGCAAGGAAGAGATTTTTGTGGGTGGAGGCGAAGGACAGGACGACGCTTTGCTCAGCCTCAGGGATGGCGAATTACGCAATATTATTCAGGACACCGGATTATCCGCATCGGCGGCCACCTATGGCGCGACAGCGATGGATATGAACGCCGACGGCGAAGTGGACCTTATCATCGCTCGCAACGACGGCGTCTATTTGTACTTGAACAACGGCGGACGCTTCACGGCGCAAAAGCTGCCGGTTCAATTGCCGGACAATACCGTCTCCTTCGCCGTCACTGTCTCCGACATTGATCAGGATGGCGACGGCGACCTTTATATCAGCAACTTTATCTCCTTTGACGCCTTCAAAAGCGCCACCTTCAACGACCCCGGCCATGCCCGCGCCAACATTCTGCTGCGCAACGACGGCGATCTGAAGTTCACCGACATTACCGCGCAGTCCGGAACTGCATCGCTGCAAAACACCTTTCTATCTGTCTTTGTCGACCTCAACGGCGACCGCCTGCAAGACCTGGTCGTGGCGCAAAACACGGGAGAAGTGGAAATATTCAGAAACCTGGGGGATGGTCGTTTTGAATCCGTTCCCACCCACTCCGGGTTTGGCTTCTGGATGGGGCTGGCGGTGGGAGACATTGACCGCGACGGCGATCAGGATCTGTTTTTCACCAATATCGGCAACTCCATCCCGGAGTTTCTCACCAGCGGCGACCTGCGCGATGACCAGCGTCAGGACAGCGAATGGTTGCTATTGCGAAACGAGGGAGACTTCCGCTTCACCGATATGACCGAACCTTATCAGTTAACCGGCTACGGCTTCGCCTGGGGGGGCGTATTTGAAGACATCAATCTGGACGGAGAAATGGATCTGCTGGTGGCGCAGAACTACATTAAATGGCCGATTCACAAGGTCAGCAAACTGGCGGGCAAGGCATTTTTGCAACTGCCGACTGGAGTGGGCCACGCCACCGGTTTTTTCCAGGCTGACAACCTGGAGCTGGACAACCCCTGGTTCGGCCAGTCTCCCGTTATCCTAGACCTGAATGGCGACGGACGCCCGGATATCGTCTGGTTAAACATGGACGGTCCCGTGCGGGCTTTTCTGAACACCACAGAGGCCAACTTCATCGCCCTGCAGCTGCCGGATTCACCTGAATGGTCAGGAGCCGAAGTCACAATCGAAATGGAGGATGCGCGCAGTTATACCCGACAAGCGACATCCGCAGTGGGCCTGATGACAGACCAAAGCCCCCGTCTTGTTTTCGGTATCGGCGCCAGAGAATCCGCCACCCGTATTGTGGCGCTGAAGCCCGATGGCAAGCGCCTGGAATTGACGAACCCGAAGATTAATACCGTGCTCTCTCTGAGCGAATAG